From Alcaligenes faecalis, the proteins below share one genomic window:
- a CDS encoding UvrD-helicase domain-containing protein, which translates to MLTVPSDSPARARALDPESSFLVQAPAGSGKTELLTDRILALLARVQRPEEIVAITFTRKAAAEMHARVLEKLAAANQERPAEPYRVRSWELARAAMQRNQEQQWDLLAYPARLSIRTIDSLCAHLVRAMPWITGLGGVPAITDKAQEHYEAAAWATLEMAESVPSVARFLEHMDVNLLQAQALLAGMLASRDQWLPAVGQGGDVALLQDSLREVVEQQLQQLSDSLPPGWARTLAPLACFAASNLESGDVLALADWQGDNLAPVMDDLPRWRGLAALLLTDKGDLRKSLTVRNGFPPKTAQKETLTEWLSNCLGTEPWIARLASARLLPEQYSPQQQEVLSNLIQVLWLAAAQLKLRFAEKAEVDFTEIAQRALQALGDADEPGELLLRMDRSIRHLLVDEFQDTSQSQVQLLERLTSGWEPGDGRSLFLVGDPMQSIYRFRKAEVGLFLQVWQARRLGEVELEPLNLSNNFRSHPRLVEWVNKVGAQLFPARPDPDLGMVTYEHSTAFKPDIPEWAVHFHPSWHFRVARGEDAVPSQQAAQERAVQEAVQCAAQALERYQDSEHPVAILVRARSHLHCLVRKLGEQGIPCRAVELEPLQQRPVVADLVQLVRALAHPADRLAWLSVLRSPLIGLRLESLHRLCAMHPTQTLAELTQNQEFQDWDSDERTRLLFACQILLDRRNRSGLMPFAGWVQECWTRLGGPQVYPSLADQADAEQVLRLLEELCPYGPPDQQQLQARVESLYATPQGTGKAVEVMTIHKSKGLEFETVILFGLHKQSAADSEPLIRLEHSAERLILGPISHKGSEQRDPVSQFLAARERIRAEQESHRLLYVALTRARQELHLFAELSITQDKGLREPDGRSLLSRVWPVLDQPQAPVWQAEQGAQQEESGQSSAALLQRVVSLPAAPPEQLPSASPQYQSWQWSLDTTHEKAIGTVAHDWLEKLGREGLDQWPVERLQQSRAVMRRQLQRAGVPASYLDDAAQSLFEAITATVQTERGRWLLGVTRAYREWSLLDVSGRVSIIDLAISQEDHWLVVDYKTGRPAEHESLDDFKARMLERYAPQLQRYCEQVQALDGRPAQAALYFPRADLWLPY; encoded by the coding sequence ATGCTGACAGTCCCTAGCGATAGCCCCGCCCGTGCACGGGCACTGGACCCCGAGTCCTCCTTTCTGGTGCAAGCCCCAGCCGGTTCCGGCAAGACAGAGTTGCTGACTGACCGGATTCTGGCCCTGCTGGCTCGCGTGCAACGGCCAGAGGAAATTGTGGCCATTACCTTCACCCGTAAAGCTGCGGCTGAAATGCATGCGCGTGTGCTGGAGAAGCTGGCCGCTGCCAATCAGGAACGCCCTGCCGAGCCCTACCGGGTACGTAGCTGGGAGCTGGCGCGCGCGGCCATGCAGCGCAATCAGGAACAACAGTGGGATTTGCTGGCCTATCCGGCACGCTTGAGTATCCGTACCATCGACTCCTTGTGTGCGCACCTGGTGCGTGCCATGCCCTGGATTACGGGGCTGGGCGGGGTGCCGGCCATTACCGATAAGGCCCAGGAACATTACGAAGCGGCGGCTTGGGCCACGCTGGAGATGGCGGAAAGCGTGCCCAGCGTGGCGCGCTTTCTGGAACATATGGATGTGAACCTGCTGCAGGCGCAAGCTCTGTTGGCCGGTATGTTGGCCAGCCGCGATCAGTGGCTGCCAGCCGTGGGGCAGGGCGGTGATGTGGCGCTTTTGCAAGACAGCTTGCGCGAGGTGGTGGAGCAGCAGCTGCAGCAGCTAAGCGATTCACTGCCACCCGGTTGGGCGCGGACTTTGGCCCCCCTGGCCTGCTTTGCGGCCTCGAATCTGGAAAGCGGCGATGTGTTGGCCTTGGCGGATTGGCAAGGCGATAACCTGGCCCCGGTCATGGACGATCTGCCGCGCTGGCGTGGCCTGGCCGCCTTGTTGCTGACGGATAAAGGTGATCTGCGTAAGAGCCTGACAGTGCGTAATGGCTTTCCCCCGAAAACAGCACAAAAAGAAACTCTGACGGAGTGGTTAAGCAACTGCCTGGGGACAGAGCCCTGGATTGCCCGTCTGGCCAGTGCCCGCCTTTTGCCCGAGCAATACTCCCCCCAGCAGCAAGAAGTCCTGTCCAATCTGATTCAGGTTTTATGGCTGGCTGCGGCGCAATTGAAACTGCGCTTTGCCGAGAAAGCCGAGGTCGATTTCACCGAGATTGCACAGCGTGCTTTGCAAGCCCTGGGCGATGCGGACGAGCCGGGCGAGTTGCTTTTGCGCATGGACAGATCCATACGTCATTTGCTGGTGGACGAGTTCCAGGACACCAGCCAATCCCAGGTGCAATTGCTGGAGCGCCTGACCAGTGGCTGGGAACCGGGCGATGGGCGCAGCCTGTTTCTGGTGGGCGACCCCATGCAGTCCATTTACCGTTTTCGCAAGGCGGAAGTGGGTTTGTTTCTGCAGGTCTGGCAAGCGCGACGCCTAGGCGAAGTAGAGCTGGAGCCGCTGAATCTCAGCAATAACTTCCGCTCGCACCCGCGTTTGGTGGAGTGGGTGAACAAGGTGGGGGCGCAACTGTTTCCGGCTCGACCTGATCCGGATCTGGGCATGGTCACCTACGAACACTCGACTGCTTTCAAGCCTGATATTCCCGAGTGGGCGGTGCACTTTCACCCCTCCTGGCATTTCCGGGTGGCACGGGGAGAGGATGCCGTGCCGTCGCAACAAGCAGCCCAGGAGCGTGCGGTGCAAGAGGCGGTTCAGTGCGCAGCTCAAGCTCTGGAACGTTATCAGGACAGTGAGCATCCGGTGGCAATTCTGGTGCGAGCACGTTCGCACTTGCATTGTTTGGTGCGCAAGCTGGGTGAGCAGGGCATACCGTGCCGAGCCGTAGAGCTGGAACCCTTGCAACAGCGCCCTGTGGTGGCGGATTTGGTGCAATTGGTCCGTGCCTTGGCTCACCCGGCAGATCGACTGGCTTGGCTGTCCGTCTTGCGCTCGCCATTGATCGGTTTGCGTTTGGAGAGCCTGCATCGCTTGTGCGCCATGCATCCCACCCAGACCTTGGCCGAGCTGACGCAGAATCAGGAGTTTCAGGATTGGGATTCGGACGAGCGGACCCGTCTCTTGTTTGCCTGCCAGATCTTGCTGGACCGGAGAAATCGCAGCGGTTTGATGCCGTTTGCGGGCTGGGTACAGGAGTGCTGGACACGCCTGGGCGGGCCGCAGGTTTATCCAAGCCTGGCCGATCAGGCCGATGCCGAACAAGTTTTGCGGCTGCTGGAGGAGCTGTGTCCCTATGGACCGCCCGATCAGCAGCAATTGCAGGCCCGCGTGGAGTCCTTGTATGCCACCCCGCAAGGTACGGGCAAGGCCGTGGAGGTGATGACGATTCACAAATCCAAGGGGCTGGAGTTCGAAACCGTCATCTTGTTTGGCTTGCACAAGCAATCGGCAGCCGATTCCGAACCCTTGATTCGTCTGGAACACAGCGCCGAGCGCCTGATTCTGGGGCCGATCAGCCATAAAGGCAGCGAGCAACGCGATCCGGTGTCGCAGTTTCTGGCAGCGCGGGAACGTATCCGGGCCGAGCAGGAAAGCCACCGTCTTTTATATGTGGCCCTGACGCGAGCCCGTCAGGAGTTGCATTTGTTTGCGGAACTGAGCATCACCCAGGACAAGGGCCTGCGTGAGCCGGATGGCCGTTCCTTGTTGAGCCGTGTCTGGCCCGTCCTGGATCAGCCACAGGCTCCGGTTTGGCAAGCCGAGCAGGGCGCACAGCAAGAGGAGTCCGGGCAAAGTTCTGCGGCATTGTTGCAGCGAGTGGTGAGTCTGCCCGCTGCACCACCCGAGCAGTTGCCAAGCGCCAGCCCGCAGTATCAAAGCTGGCAGTGGTCCCTGGACACGACTCATGAAAAAGCCATTGGTACGGTTGCCCACGACTGGCTGGAAAAGCTGGGTCGTGAAGGTCTGGACCAGTGGCCGGTAGAGCGCTTGCAGCAAAGCCGCGCCGTGATGCGTCGCCAGTTGCAGCGGGCCGGTGTGCCGGCCAGCTATCTGGATGACGCTGCCCAATCCTTGTTTGAGGCGATTACCGCCACAGTACAAACCGAGCGTGGCCGCTGGCTGCTGGGCGTCACCCGCGCCTATCGCGAGTGGTCCCTGCTGGACGTCAGTGGCCGGGTGTCGATTATTGACCTGGCCATTTCCCAGGAAGATCACTGGCTGGTGGTGGATTACAAGACCGGGCGGCCTGCCGAGCATGAGAGTCTGGACGATTTCAAGGCCCGGATGCTGGAGCGTTATGCGCCGCAATTACAGCGTTATTGTGAGCAGGTGCAGGCTCTGGATGGACGGCCCGCGCAGGCTGCGCTTTATTTCCCGAGAGCCGATCTTTGGCTGCCGTATTAA
- the dnaX gene encoding DNA polymerase III subunit gamma/tau, translating to MTYLVLARKWRPRSFDTLVGQDHVVRALTHALDTQRLHHAWLFTGTRGVGKTTLSRILAKSLNCETGITSKPCGVCRACTEIDAGRFIDYVELDAASNRGVEEMTQLLEQAVYAPSSGRYKVYMIDEVHMLTGHAFNAMLKTLEEPPAHVKFILATTDPQKIPVTVLSRCLQFNLKQMTVPAIVGHLQDILTQEEMQFELPALRLLAQAADGSMRDALSLSDQAIAYSAGDLSAQAVQAMLGTIDQRHLAQLLQALVAYDAQAIMGVADDLALRGLSYSGALADLATLLSRIAIEQRIPGTISDDDPLAEAVRQLAPTLSPDHVQLFYSVAVHSRQELSLAPDEYAGFVMACLRMLALLPEPVSAYVPPPAGPSGSDTAGAGAGAGAGAGAGAAQAAPAPATAPAASELASAPATSTASVEAAASGAPVQQAAQGAQTEPSVQTAQAAQTTQPAVNPQAASQQAQASAPAAAPVVDVARAHAAQAAPVAESIPADDDFVPAWEDAPEPASAEASYDSSESAPAVASFETGSATSQPQEAATAVADSSTVEAVQAASTPSVPSAQPAAESTSAAQAGSSADPVAESSKAQGKSSAQPLMSSQAQAAARVDPVTEEAPPAASTQDGPEEPAWLSEGMDEEFENYQPLDMDAARAEEDGDVPSVSMSDRFMPDTELGLPVPQSGSDNPRTVRLGGMKPETWPDVATSLPLSGWAAELARQSEWLGVKGQEIHLRAKIKATEGSQGKARLRTVLSEYFAQSIQLVIEYGDTGDATAHAVEQAKLAERQRQAEEQVAQDPFVLSLIQDFDGSVKAGSIKAAPLVRAA from the coding sequence ATGACCTATCTCGTTCTGGCCCGCAAGTGGCGCCCTCGCTCCTTTGACACCCTGGTTGGTCAGGACCACGTGGTGCGCGCTTTGACGCACGCCCTGGATACCCAGCGCCTGCACCATGCCTGGCTGTTTACGGGCACACGCGGCGTGGGCAAGACCACCTTGTCACGTATTCTGGCCAAGTCGCTGAACTGCGAAACCGGCATCACCTCCAAGCCCTGTGGCGTTTGTCGCGCTTGTACCGAGATTGATGCTGGTCGCTTTATTGATTATGTAGAGCTGGACGCCGCCTCCAACCGGGGCGTGGAAGAGATGACCCAGCTGCTGGAGCAGGCGGTCTACGCCCCCAGCTCGGGCCGCTACAAGGTCTACATGATTGACGAAGTTCACATGCTGACCGGGCACGCCTTCAACGCCATGCTCAAGACGCTGGAAGAACCGCCAGCGCACGTCAAATTCATTCTGGCCACCACAGATCCGCAGAAAATTCCGGTTACGGTCTTGTCGCGCTGTTTGCAATTCAATTTGAAGCAGATGACAGTGCCTGCGATTGTGGGCCACCTGCAGGACATTCTGACCCAGGAAGAAATGCAGTTCGAGCTGCCCGCCTTGCGTTTGCTGGCGCAGGCAGCCGATGGCTCCATGCGGGATGCCTTGTCGCTTAGCGATCAGGCTATTGCCTATAGCGCGGGTGATCTTAGCGCCCAGGCTGTGCAAGCCATGTTGGGCACCATTGATCAACGCCACCTGGCGCAATTGCTGCAAGCGCTGGTCGCTTACGATGCGCAGGCCATTATGGGTGTAGCCGATGATCTGGCCTTGCGTGGCCTGTCTTATTCGGGAGCTCTGGCGGATTTGGCCACCTTGTTGTCCCGTATCGCCATCGAGCAGCGCATTCCCGGCACGATTTCTGATGATGATCCTTTGGCAGAAGCAGTGCGGCAATTGGCGCCCACGCTCTCGCCCGATCATGTGCAGTTGTTTTATTCGGTAGCGGTGCATAGCCGTCAGGAGCTGTCTTTGGCTCCGGATGAGTACGCCGGTTTCGTGATGGCGTGCTTGCGCATGCTGGCCTTGTTGCCCGAGCCCGTCTCGGCGTATGTACCACCGCCAGCAGGGCCTTCGGGGTCTGATACTGCTGGTGCTGGTGCTGGTGCTGGTGCTGGTGCTGGTGCTGGTGCGGCTCAGGCTGCTCCCGCTCCTGCGACGGCCCCCGCTGCCTCAGAGCTTGCGTCGGCACCGGCTACCTCTACTGCCTCTGTTGAGGCCGCCGCCTCTGGCGCGCCTGTACAGCAAGCTGCGCAGGGTGCGCAAACAGAGCCGAGCGTCCAAACTGCACAAGCAGCGCAAACCACTCAGCCTGCGGTTAACCCACAGGCCGCGTCTCAGCAGGCACAGGCTTCTGCCCCTGCAGCCGCCCCGGTCGTTGATGTTGCCCGTGCACATGCAGCCCAAGCAGCGCCTGTCGCAGAATCCATCCCTGCTGACGACGATTTTGTCCCGGCCTGGGAAGACGCTCCTGAGCCTGCCAGCGCGGAGGCCAGCTATGATTCTTCAGAGTCTGCCCCAGCGGTTGCAAGCTTTGAAACCGGTTCCGCCACCAGTCAGCCTCAAGAAGCTGCGACTGCCGTTGCTGATAGCAGCACTGTTGAAGCCGTCCAAGCGGCATCGACTCCATCCGTTCCGTCCGCCCAGCCAGCCGCAGAGTCCACTTCTGCAGCCCAGGCAGGCTCCTCTGCCGACCCTGTAGCAGAGTCCTCCAAAGCCCAGGGCAAGAGCAGTGCTCAGCCTCTGATGTCGTCTCAAGCCCAGGCCGCCGCCCGAGTAGACCCAGTGACAGAAGAAGCGCCGCCAGCCGCCTCCACCCAGGACGGCCCGGAGGAGCCCGCCTGGTTGTCTGAGGGCATGGACGAAGAATTCGAGAATTACCAGCCTTTGGATATGGACGCAGCTCGTGCCGAAGAAGACGGCGATGTACCGTCTGTGTCCATGTCTGATCGCTTCATGCCCGACACCGAACTGGGCCTGCCCGTGCCGCAGAGCGGTTCGGACAACCCGCGCACCGTGCGACTGGGCGGCATGAAACCGGAAACCTGGCCTGACGTGGCAACCAGCTTGCCCTTAAGCGGCTGGGCCGCCGAACTGGCCCGCCAGAGCGAATGGCTGGGCGTGAAAGGCCAGGAAATCCACCTGCGTGCCAAAATCAAGGCTACTGAAGGCAGTCAGGGCAAAGCGCGCTTGCGCACTGTTCTGTCGGAATACTTTGCCCAGTCCATTCAGTTGGTGATCGAATACGGGGATACAGGCGATGCTACCGCGCATGCCGTGGAGCAGGCCAAGCTGGCCGAGCGTCAGCGACAGGCCGAAGAGCAGGTTGCCCAGGATCCCTTTGTCTTGAGCCTGATCCAGGACTTTGACGGCAGCGTCAAAGCCGGGTCGATCAAGGCTGCTCCTTTGGTTCGGGCCGCCTGA
- a CDS encoding YbaB/EbfC family nucleoid-associated protein, whose protein sequence is MMKGQIAGLMRQAQQMQENMKKAQEALADIEVEGVSGGGLVKVIMNCRHDVRRVSIDPSLLEDEKEMLEDLIAAAFNDAQRKAEATSQEKMAGVTAGLPLPPGMKFPF, encoded by the coding sequence ATGATGAAAGGTCAGATTGCCGGCTTGATGCGCCAGGCGCAGCAAATGCAGGAAAACATGAAAAAGGCTCAGGAAGCCTTGGCCGATATCGAGGTCGAGGGCGTTTCCGGTGGTGGTCTGGTCAAGGTCATCATGAACTGCCGCCACGATGTGCGCCGTGTCTCTATCGACCCCAGCCTGCTGGAAGACGAAAAAGAGATGCTGGAAGACTTGATTGCTGCTGCCTTTAACGATGCACAGCGCAAAGCCGAGGCAACCTCGCAGGAAAAAATGGCGGGTGTTACCGCTGGCCTGCCACTGCCACCCGGTATGAAGTTCCCGTTCTAA
- the recR gene encoding recombination mediator RecR, which translates to MNEPQIAEPEPLRALIQALRRLPGVGERSARRMAYHLLQHDLVGADQLSRALEHATTALQHCQRCNGFTVQPICETCANPRRDPALLCVVETPADQNMIEATHGYRGLYYVLMGRLTPLEGIGPDALQFDRLLERAGDGQVQEVILATNFTAEGETTAHHLAEMLTSQGLKVTRLARGVPAGSELEYVDPSTIAWALMERRAT; encoded by the coding sequence ATGAACGAACCGCAGATCGCTGAGCCCGAACCGCTTCGGGCTCTGATCCAGGCTCTGCGTCGGCTACCCGGTGTGGGCGAGCGTAGCGCTCGCCGCATGGCTTACCACTTGTTGCAACACGATCTGGTAGGCGCCGACCAATTGAGCCGTGCTCTTGAACATGCCACGACGGCACTGCAGCACTGCCAGCGCTGCAATGGTTTCACTGTTCAACCTATCTGTGAAACCTGTGCCAATCCCCGCCGTGATCCGGCGTTGTTGTGTGTGGTGGAGACGCCTGCCGATCAAAACATGATCGAGGCTACGCATGGCTATCGAGGCCTTTACTATGTGCTGATGGGGCGTTTGACGCCGCTGGAAGGCATAGGCCCGGATGCCTTGCAATTTGACCGTTTGCTAGAGCGAGCCGGTGATGGCCAAGTGCAGGAAGTGATTCTAGCGACCAATTTCACCGCAGAGGGCGAAACCACCGCCCATCATCTGGCGGAAATGCTCACTAGCCAAGGTTTGAAAGTGACTCGACTGGCACGCGGTGTGCCAGCCGGGAGCGAGCTGGAGTATGTAGACCCCAGCACCATTGCCTGGGCTTTGATGGAGCGTCGCGCCACGTAA
- a CDS encoding ABC transporter substrate-binding protein, with amino-acid sequence MKLTRRHALKLVGASGLALSLPTLGRAQEIEKKNLTIAVGGKALIYYLPLSIAEINGYFDDEGLKVKVADFAGGSKALQAVVGGSADVVSGAFEHTINLQAKGQMYRAFVQQGRAPAIVLAVSNKTMADYKSPADLKGKKIGVTAPGSSTNMMVNFYLEQNGLKPSDVAFIGVGAGAGAVTAMRTGQIDAMANLDPVIGTLLKENEVRVIADTRTVADTKTIFGGNMPSACLYASEEFITKNPNTAQALANAIVRADKWIQANDAETIAKTVPATYLLGDVELYKQCLDANKEALSPDGLVDSDGPTTALNALAAFVPNLDASKIDISKIYTNEFADNANKKYPNV; translated from the coding sequence ATGAAACTGACTCGTCGTCATGCACTCAAGCTGGTTGGAGCATCAGGTCTAGCGCTGTCATTGCCAACGCTGGGCCGTGCGCAAGAAATCGAGAAAAAAAACCTGACCATTGCCGTGGGCGGCAAGGCGCTGATCTACTATCTGCCCTTGTCCATTGCCGAGATCAATGGCTACTTTGATGACGAAGGTCTCAAAGTCAAAGTGGCGGACTTTGCCGGCGGCTCCAAAGCCCTGCAAGCCGTCGTGGGCGGTAGCGCCGACGTGGTATCGGGTGCGTTTGAGCACACCATCAACTTGCAGGCCAAAGGGCAGATGTACCGCGCCTTTGTGCAGCAGGGGCGTGCACCCGCCATTGTTTTGGCTGTGTCCAACAAGACGATGGCTGACTATAAGTCGCCAGCCGATCTGAAAGGCAAGAAAATCGGTGTGACCGCACCGGGCTCCTCGACCAATATGATGGTCAACTTCTATCTGGAACAAAACGGTCTGAAACCCTCGGACGTGGCCTTTATCGGTGTAGGCGCTGGTGCCGGTGCCGTCACCGCCATGCGTACCGGTCAGATTGATGCCATGGCCAACCTGGACCCGGTTATTGGCACCTTGCTTAAAGAAAACGAAGTCCGTGTCATTGCTGACACCCGTACGGTTGCGGACACCAAGACCATTTTTGGCGGCAACATGCCTTCGGCCTGCCTGTACGCCTCTGAAGAGTTCATTACCAAGAATCCCAATACGGCTCAGGCTTTGGCCAACGCCATTGTGCGCGCCGACAAATGGATTCAGGCCAACGACGCTGAAACTATTGCCAAGACCGTGCCTGCGACCTACCTGCTGGGTGATGTAGAACTCTACAAGCAATGTCTGGATGCCAATAAGGAAGCACTCTCGCCGGATGGCCTGGTTGATTCTGATGGCCCGACGACCGCCTTGAATGCACTGGCCGCTTTTGTGCCGAATCTGGACGCATCCAAGATTGATATCAGCAAGATCTACACCAATGAATTTGCTGACAATGCCAACAAGAAGTACCCCAATGTCTGA
- a CDS encoding ABC transporter ATP-binding protein, with the protein MSEAALSLDNISCVFASRDGKGTYTAVRDASLSIAPGEFVSVVGPTGCGKSTLLNVGAGLLSPSSGEVRVFGKPLEGVNERAGYMFQGEALMPWRSAESNVMAGLEFAGVPQDEARARAQEWLKRVGLGGFGDRYPHQMSGGMRKRVMLAQTLIRDPDIILMDEPFSALDIQTRQLMENEVLEIWMAQRKAVLFITHDLDEAIAMSDRVVVLSAGPGTHPIGEFHVDLPRPRDVAEVRNDPRFVELHAAIWAVLRDEVLKGYAQQKRA; encoded by the coding sequence ATGTCTGAGGCAGCACTTTCTTTAGATAACATCAGCTGTGTTTTTGCCTCCCGGGATGGCAAAGGTACGTACACAGCGGTTCGTGACGCCAGCCTGAGCATTGCTCCAGGCGAATTTGTGTCGGTTGTAGGCCCAACGGGCTGCGGCAAGTCCACGCTCCTGAACGTAGGGGCGGGTTTGCTGAGCCCTTCGTCGGGCGAAGTGCGTGTGTTCGGCAAACCCCTGGAAGGGGTGAACGAGCGCGCTGGCTACATGTTCCAGGGCGAAGCACTGATGCCCTGGCGCAGTGCCGAATCCAACGTGATGGCCGGTCTGGAGTTTGCTGGTGTCCCGCAGGACGAGGCCCGCGCCCGTGCCCAGGAGTGGCTCAAGCGAGTCGGCCTGGGTGGTTTCGGGGATCGTTACCCGCATCAAATGTCGGGTGGTATGCGCAAACGCGTCATGCTGGCCCAGACCCTGATTCGTGATCCCGACATCATCCTGATGGATGAGCCTTTCTCGGCGCTGGACATTCAGACCCGTCAATTGATGGAAAACGAAGTGCTGGAGATCTGGATGGCGCAGCGTAAAGCCGTGCTGTTCATCACGCACGACCTGGACGAAGCCATTGCCATGAGCGATCGAGTGGTGGTTCTGTCAGCCGGGCCGGGCACTCATCCCATCGGCGAATTTCATGTCGATCTTCCACGTCCTCGTGACGTGGCCGAAGTACGCAACGACCCCCGCTTTGTCGAATTGCATGCGGCGATCTGGGCCGTCCTGCGTGATGAGGTTCTGAAGGGTTATGCCCAGCAAAAGCGTGCCTGA
- a CDS encoding ABC transporter permease produces MSKSITQSKLALRGWQISLLVVILAAWHFFTLDPKVAFFFGQPLEVVKVIWAWFVTNGDIYVHLGVTLSETLLAFAIGTIAGLACGLWLGLSPRAAALLDPYLTAANSMPRVILAPIFGMWFGLGIWSKVALAVTLVFFIVFFNVYQGVREVSSTLLDNARMLGASRRQLLRHVYIPSATSWVFSSLHTSVGLAFVGAVVGEYLGSASGVGYLILQAEGTLDVNTVFAGIVVLTVFALILDGLVSVFEDRLLAWRPQGGGTEKL; encoded by the coding sequence ATGTCTAAATCTATTACTCAATCCAAGCTGGCCCTGCGCGGCTGGCAAATCTCGCTGCTCGTCGTCATTCTTGCTGCCTGGCATTTCTTCACGCTGGACCCCAAAGTGGCTTTCTTCTTTGGGCAGCCATTGGAAGTGGTCAAGGTGATCTGGGCCTGGTTCGTCACCAACGGTGATATTTACGTGCACCTGGGCGTGACCTTGAGCGAAACCCTGCTGGCCTTTGCCATCGGTACGATTGCTGGTCTGGCTTGCGGTCTGTGGCTGGGGCTCTCGCCCCGTGCGGCGGCCTTGCTGGACCCGTATCTGACGGCGGCCAACTCCATGCCACGCGTGATTCTGGCGCCTATTTTCGGCATGTGGTTCGGTCTGGGTATCTGGTCCAAAGTGGCTCTGGCGGTGACGCTGGTGTTCTTCATCGTGTTCTTTAACGTGTACCAAGGTGTGCGTGAAGTCAGCTCCACACTGCTGGACAATGCCCGCATGCTGGGTGCCAGCCGTCGTCAGTTGCTGCGCCACGTCTATATCCCTTCGGCTACCAGCTGGGTGTTTTCCAGCTTGCACACCTCGGTCGGTCTGGCCTTCGTGGGCGCTGTGGTGGGTGAGTACCTGGGTTCAGCCAGTGGGGTGGGATATCTGATCCTGCAGGCAGAGGGCACGCTGGATGTGAATACGGTGTTCGCCGGTATTGTGGTGCTGACCGTCTTTGCGCTGATTCTGGATGGTCTGGTCAGTGTGTTTGAAGATCGCCTGCTGGCCTGGCGGCCACAAGGTGGCGGTACGGAAAAGCTCTGA
- a CDS encoding sigma-70 family RNA polymerase sigma factor, with product MSDRRAFRKTWLAHYSELLGAWRRRSHVDHDVEDAMHDAVLRILENGSVSADNPAAYLQRSTSNGLIDRHRREEKLPMVPLHELHESEHPLATGPESQVYSSQMVNDLRTVLDELPDICRQVYIYQRLEGSSHAEIASELGISRAMVEKHMNKALRHLSTRLQKYAP from the coding sequence ATGTCCGACCGCCGTGCCTTTCGTAAAACCTGGCTTGCTCACTACAGCGAGCTGCTGGGGGCGTGGCGTCGTCGATCTCACGTTGATCACGATGTGGAAGATGCCATGCACGACGCTGTGCTGCGCATACTGGAAAACGGCTCGGTTTCGGCCGATAATCCGGCGGCCTATCTGCAACGCAGTACCTCCAACGGTCTGATCGACCGGCACAGGCGGGAGGAAAAACTGCCCATGGTGCCCTTGCACGAACTGCATGAATCCGAGCATCCCTTGGCAACTGGCCCGGAGTCCCAGGTGTATTCCAGCCAGATGGTCAATGATTTAAGAACGGTGCTGGATGAACTGCCGGACATTTGCAGGCAGGTGTATATTTACCAGCGCCTGGAGGGAAGCTCCCATGCCGAGATTGCCAGTGAACTGGGGATCTCTCGTGCCATGGTGGAAAAGCATATGAACAAAGCGTTGCGACATTTGAGTACAAGGTTACAGAAGTATGCCCCCTGA